A region from the Bosea sp. RAC05 genome encodes:
- a CDS encoding metallophosphoesterase — protein MIVSGHLLYAEPIKVSGLLLVGDPHVSSKRPGRRKDATWPDPILRKLEFCVETANARGLAMLLLGDLFDESLEEDEALKTRVSRILKAAVIPPIANVGNHDKANAKLSDCDSLSFLAVNDALDVIRDSGPVCTFDIDGMLLGLGMTPYGQDIPTDVTGQFEGVNAVMWCTHHDIAFDETYPKAVHPFPIAGCKIVVNGHVHARKKPVRAGETMWLNPGNINRQSVDLIDHVPAAWVLDGRSNFEPVELPHGVDVFDLTGRLVDPSTPEEVAASVESAFVTILKAQESIDSVASDDGAMIREDIEAKFERDKTPTDIRAIINSLLSEAISRRAA, from the coding sequence ATGATCGTCTCGGGTCACCTCCTCTACGCCGAACCAATCAAGGTCAGCGGGCTCCTGCTCGTGGGCGACCCGCATGTGTCATCGAAACGGCCAGGCCGCCGCAAGGATGCGACGTGGCCTGATCCCATCTTGCGCAAGCTCGAATTCTGCGTGGAGACCGCCAATGCGCGCGGTCTCGCGATGCTCTTGCTGGGGGATCTCTTCGACGAGAGCCTCGAGGAGGATGAAGCGCTGAAGACCAGGGTCTCGCGCATCCTGAAAGCTGCAGTGATCCCGCCGATTGCCAATGTCGGCAACCACGACAAGGCCAATGCGAAGCTGTCGGATTGTGACTCGCTGTCGTTCCTTGCGGTCAACGACGCTCTCGATGTGATCCGCGATTCTGGGCCCGTCTGCACCTTCGATATCGATGGGATGCTTCTGGGACTTGGGATGACACCCTACGGGCAGGACATCCCGACGGACGTGACTGGCCAGTTCGAGGGCGTGAACGCGGTGATGTGGTGCACCCATCACGACATCGCATTCGACGAGACCTATCCCAAGGCCGTCCATCCGTTCCCGATCGCCGGCTGCAAGATCGTCGTCAACGGGCATGTCCATGCGCGCAAGAAGCCGGTCAGAGCCGGCGAGACGATGTGGCTGAACCCAGGCAACATCAATCGTCAGTCAGTGGATCTGATCGATCATGTTCCGGCAGCCTGGGTGCTCGACGGTCGCTCGAATTTCGAACCGGTCGAGCTGCCGCATGGGGTCGACGTCTTTGATCTGACAGGTCGGCTTGTCGATCCATCGACACCGGAGGAAGTCGCAGCCAGCGTCGAGTCAGCCTTCGTCACGATCCTGAAGGCCCAGGAATCCATCGACAGCGTTGCCAGCGACGACGGAGCGATGATCCGTGAGGACATCGAGGCCAAATTCGAGCGAGACAAGACGCCGACTGACATCCGGGCTATCATCAATTCGCTTCTCTCGGAAGCAATCAGCCGCCGCGCCGCCTGA
- a CDS encoding helix-turn-helix domain-containing protein — MSIFSQAVRAARQRRQEAEGRSFSLRAVAARVGLSPSAMSQIENGELVPEEQTIRRIAEDLGADPGELVIQSGRLSSELRDVLLGRPELRGLVERLATASPERVEQVMKMIDEGEW; from the coding sequence ATGAGCATCTTCTCCCAGGCCGTTCGCGCGGCCCGGCAACGTCGACAGGAAGCGGAAGGTCGCAGTTTCTCGCTGCGCGCTGTCGCTGCACGCGTGGGGCTTTCGCCCAGCGCCATGTCGCAGATCGAAAATGGCGAGCTCGTTCCGGAAGAGCAGACGATCAGGAGGATCGCGGAGGACCTCGGGGCGGACCCGGGCGAACTCGTCATCCAGTCGGGTCGGCTTTCTTCCGAGTTGCGGGACGTTCTCCTGGGCCGTCCGGAGTTGCGAGGCCTCGTCGAGCGCCTGGCGACCGCGTCACCGGAACGAGTCGAGCAGGTGATGAAGATGATCGACGAAGGCGAGTGGTGA